The Vibrio sp. NTOU-M3 genomic sequence CGTCATTGGTGGTTCACTTGGTCCACTAACCGGATTTGCCATGAATCCAGCGCGTGATTTTGGTCCGAAATTATTTGCCTACTTTGCAGGTTGGGATTACGCCCTATCCGGTGCCCGTGATATTCCTTATTTCATCGTACCGATTTTGGCACCTATCGCTGGCGCTTGCTTTGGCGGCTGGCTCTATCCAAAAGCAATTGCAGCACACCTGCCTCAGGTTGGCCAAGGCTGTACCATTCCAAATCAGTGCGACAGCACTGAAGAAACAGAACAAGCTCGCGTTTAACGCATCACCTAAAATAAACATATAGAGAAACAAAAGGACTCCCCTATGAACGAGCAAAAATACATTGTCGCACTGGATCAAGGCACCACCAGTTCACGCGCCGTCGTTCTGGACCATGATGCCAATATTGTCAGTGTTGCTCAGCGCGAGTTTACCCAAATCTATCCAGAAGCTGGATGGGTTGAACATGATCCACTCGAGATTTATGCAACGCAAAGCTCTACGTTGGTCGAAGCATTAGGTAAATCAGGTATTCGTAGCGATGAAGTGGCCGCTATTGGCATCACTAACCAACGTGAAACCACCATTGTGTGGAACAAAGAAACAGGCAAACCCGTATACAACGCCATTGTCTGGCAATGTCGTCGTACTGCAGAGATCTGTGAAGAGCTGAAAGCACGCGGTTTGGAAGATTACATTCGCGAAAATACTGGATTGGTATTAGACCCCTACTTCTCAGGAACAAAAGTGAAGTGGATTCTCGACAACGTTGAAGGAGCACGCGAAGAAGCGGAAGCGGGCAAATTGCTCTTTGGTACCGTCGATACTTGGTTGGTCTGGAAAATGACCCAAGGCCGCGTACACGTTACTGACTACACCAATGCATCACGAACCATGCTGTTTAACATTAACAACCTATGCTGGGATGAAAAACTGCTGGCAGAAATGGGGATTCCCGCGTCAATGATGCCAGAGGTTAAACGCTCATCTGAAGTGTATGGTCAAACCAACATCGGTGGTAAAGGCGGGACACGTATCCCAATTTCTGGTATTGCAGGGGATCAGCAAGCCGCGCTCTTTGGCCAAATGTGTGTCCAAGCCGGTCAAGCAAAAAATACTTACGGTACTGGCTGTTTCCTATTGATGAATACGGGCCAAGAGAAAGTCACATCGAAGAATGGTTTGCTCACCACACTCGCATGTGGGCCGCAAGGTGAACCAGCTTACGCATTAGAAGGGGCAGTCTTTATGGGCGGCGCTTCAATCCAGTGGCTGCGTGATGAAATGAAACTCTTAGCCGACGCGAAAGATTCTGAGTATTTCGCGACCAAAGTAGATTCTTCCAATGGCGTGTACGTTGTTCCTGCATTCACTGGACTTGGCGCACCATATTGGGATGCCTATGCTCGCGGTACCATTGTTGGCTTAACTCGTGGCGTTAACTCCAACCACATCATCCGTGCAACCTTGGAAGGCATTGCGTATCAAACACGAGATGTGCTGGATGCGATGCAAGCCGACTCGGGAATTAAGCTATCCGCACTTCGCGTGGACGGTGGAGCCGTAGCTAATAACTTCTTAATGCAGTTCCAATCCGATGTTCTTGATACCGAAGTGCATCGCCCGAAAGTGACCGAAGTGACCGCACTAGGGGCCGCTTATCTTGCGGGAATTGCGGTTGGTTTTTGGAATAGCATTGATGAGCTTCAAGGCAAAGCTGAGCTGGATCGTTCGTTCCAACCACATCACGACGAAGAGAAACGTGAGCGCCGCTACAAAGGCTGGAAGCGTGCAGTGAAGTGTGCGCAAACATGGGCAGAGCTGCGCGATAGCGAAGACTAACGTCACAGTTTCTTCTTGTAATGAGCAAAAGAGCGTTCATCGAGCGCTCTTTTTTGCGTTTTACGGCGAATTCCTACACCCGTTGCCTTCTCTCCCTGACTGATTTAGAGCACAATAGCGAAAGTAATTATTTCGATTGAGAAAGCAGTCTTACCTGCACACCTCAGGGAGCTAAGAGTGAAGCAAATACCAAGACATCAAGAAATTATCGAATTGGTGAAAAAACAAGGATATGTGAGCACCGATGAGCTAGTCGAACGCTTTAATGTCAGTCCACAAACCATCCGTCGCGATCTAAACGAACTCGCTGATGAAAATAAAATTCGCCGCTATCATGGTGGTGCTACGGTTCCTCTCAGTTCAGAGAACACATCCTACAGCACGCGAAAGTCACAAAACTTTACTGAGAAAGACCTCATCGCAGAAGAGTTGGTCAAACACATTCCAAATGGCGCAACGCTATTTATTGACATCGGCACCACTCCAGAAGCAGTCGCACGTGCTTTGTGCAAGCACCACAAACAGTTGCGGGTGGTTACCAACAACCTCAATGCTGCAACAATTTTACTGCCCAATCCCGACATTACCGTCATTCTTGCCGGGGGAGAGGTCCGAAATCGCGATGGCGGCATTGTTGGCGAAGCGACATTAGATTTCATTAAGCAATTCCGCTTGGATTTCGGCATTCTAGGGATCAGCGGTATCGACTTTGACGGGTCATTATTGGATTTCGATTATCACGAAGTACGGGTAAAACAAGCCATTATTGAAAACAGTCGCAGCGTTTTTCTTGCCGTTGACCGTTCAAAGTTCGGTCGAAATGCAATGGTGAAGCTCGGAAATATTGCCCAGATCCACACTCTGTTCACCGACGAGGAGCCACCTGCTGAGATCATGGCAATTCTTGACGAGCACAATATCCCGGTGGAAACCTTGACCGAAGAACGAGCACTCACTGCCGCATCAAACGAATAACGTCGGGCACGTTTCCTCTTAAGAAACGCTGCCTTCCTTTTTGATACACCACTGTTCGTTTTAAAAACCTCCTCATTATTGAGGAGGTTTTTTTATGCGCAAATCACACAAACGAACAAAAACGAAAATAAAAGATGATCACAAACGAAACATAAGCTACCCTTCTTTTAGCTTCTAAAATGTTCGTTCGCTCAAAATAACAAGGTCAGTTTTATGGATACCAAAACAGAACGCAGTGATTCTCGCTTGCTAGATTTGATCATCATTGGTGGTGGTATTAATGGTGCTGGGATCGCAGCAGATGCTGCAGGCCGTGGCTTAACCGTAGGGCTTTACGAAGCTCAAGATTTCGCATCCGCAACCTCTTCTGCCAGTTCAAAATTAATTCATGGTGGCTTGCGTTATCTCGAGCATTATGAATTTCGCTTGGTTTCGGAAGCGCTTGCTGAACGTGAAGTGATCCTCAAGAAAGCACCGCATGTCGCTCAGCCGATGCGTTTTCGCCTTCCACATCGCCCTTATCTTCGCCCTGCTTGGATGATCCGTTGCGGGTTGTTCTTGTATGATCACTTAGGCAAGCGTACAACCTTGCCTGCAAGCCACATGGTGAACTTGGCGCAAACTGGTCTACTCAAAGAAGAGATGAAAGTAGGTTTTGAGTATTCAGATTGCTGGGTAGATGATGCACGTTTAGTGTTGCTCAACATTTTAGCCGCCAAAGAAAACGGGGCTGAAGTAAGCAACTACACCAAAGTAACCCATGCTAGCCGTGAAAATGGAGTATGGCGCGTCATTATTGAAGATCAGATCACTGGAGTTCGCTATGAGCGCTACGCCAAAGCTTTGGTCAATGCGGCCGGCCCATGGGTGAAACAGTTCTTTGACGACGGAATGAATATCCCATCACCACGTAATATTCGTTTGATCAAAGGCTCGCACATTGTGGTTCCAAAAGTACACGATGACGAACAAGCCTACATTCTACAAAACAAAGATGGCCGTATCGTCTTTGTGATCCCTTATATGAAAGAGTTTTCGATCATTGGTACGACCGATGTCGAATACAACGGCGATCCACGCGATGTCGCCATCAACGAGGAAGAAGTCGATTACTTGATTGATATCGTCAATCAACACTTTATCCATCAAATCAGCCGTGATGATGTGGTCTGGACATACAGCGGTGTTCGTCCTTTATGTGATGATGAATCGGATTCACCACAAGCGATTACCCGTGATTACACCTTAGAGTTAGATCAGGAATACGATCAAGCCCCATTACTCTCAATATTTGGTGGAAAGCTCACGACCTATCGTAAATTGGGTGAAGCCGCGATGAAGAAGTTGGAGCCTTTCTTTACCAAGATGGGGAAACCTTGGACAGCAACAGATAGTTTACCCGGCGGTAACTTCAGTTGCAGCCGCGAGCAATTGGCTCAATCACTTAAAGCTCAATACCCATGGCTCAGTGATAAACACGCTTTTCGTTATGTGTGCCAATTTGGTACCTACGCAAGGAAAGTATTAGCAAACACCCATTCAGAAATGGACATGGGAACGCGTTTTGCTGATGGGGTTTATCAACAAGAAATCGACTATATGATTGAGCATGAACTGGTTAAAAACGGGCAGGACTTACTGTGGCGCCGGACCAAACTAGGTCTCTATCTAACCCAAGAAGAGCAGCAACATGTGTGTGACTACATCGCCCAGCAGCATCCAGAAAACAAAGTCTTGG encodes the following:
- the glpK gene encoding glycerol kinase GlpK, which translates into the protein MNEQKYIVALDQGTTSSRAVVLDHDANIVSVAQREFTQIYPEAGWVEHDPLEIYATQSSTLVEALGKSGIRSDEVAAIGITNQRETTIVWNKETGKPVYNAIVWQCRRTAEICEELKARGLEDYIRENTGLVLDPYFSGTKVKWILDNVEGAREEAEAGKLLFGTVDTWLVWKMTQGRVHVTDYTNASRTMLFNINNLCWDEKLLAEMGIPASMMPEVKRSSEVYGQTNIGGKGGTRIPISGIAGDQQAALFGQMCVQAGQAKNTYGTGCFLLMNTGQEKVTSKNGLLTTLACGPQGEPAYALEGAVFMGGASIQWLRDEMKLLADAKDSEYFATKVDSSNGVYVVPAFTGLGAPYWDAYARGTIVGLTRGVNSNHIIRATLEGIAYQTRDVLDAMQADSGIKLSALRVDGGAVANNFLMQFQSDVLDTEVHRPKVTEVTALGAAYLAGIAVGFWNSIDELQGKAELDRSFQPHHDEEKRERRYKGWKRAVKCAQTWAELRDSED
- a CDS encoding DeoR/GlpR family transcriptional regulator; this translates as MKQIPRHQEIIELVKKQGYVSTDELVERFNVSPQTIRRDLNELADENKIRRYHGGATVPLSSENTSYSTRKSQNFTEKDLIAEELVKHIPNGATLFIDIGTTPEAVARALCKHHKQLRVVTNNLNAATILLPNPDITVILAGGEVRNRDGGIVGEATLDFIKQFRLDFGILGISGIDFDGSLLDFDYHEVRVKQAIIENSRSVFLAVDRSKFGRNAMVKLGNIAQIHTLFTDEEPPAEIMAILDEHNIPVETLTEERALTAASNE
- the glpD gene encoding glycerol-3-phosphate dehydrogenase is translated as MDTKTERSDSRLLDLIIIGGGINGAGIAADAAGRGLTVGLYEAQDFASATSSASSKLIHGGLRYLEHYEFRLVSEALAEREVILKKAPHVAQPMRFRLPHRPYLRPAWMIRCGLFLYDHLGKRTTLPASHMVNLAQTGLLKEEMKVGFEYSDCWVDDARLVLLNILAAKENGAEVSNYTKVTHASRENGVWRVIIEDQITGVRYERYAKALVNAAGPWVKQFFDDGMNIPSPRNIRLIKGSHIVVPKVHDDEQAYILQNKDGRIVFVIPYMKEFSIIGTTDVEYNGDPRDVAINEEEVDYLIDIVNQHFIHQISRDDVVWTYSGVRPLCDDESDSPQAITRDYTLELDQEYDQAPLLSIFGGKLTTYRKLGEAAMKKLEPFFTKMGKPWTATDSLPGGNFSCSREQLAQSLKAQYPWLSDKHAFRYVCQFGTYARKVLANTHSEMDMGTRFADGVYQQEIDYMIEHELVKNGQDLLWRRTKLGLYLTQEEQQHVCDYIAQQHPENKVLDFCKVS